A genomic stretch from Heliangelus exortis chromosome 16, bHelExo1.hap1, whole genome shotgun sequence includes:
- the DNAJC5 gene encoding dnaJ homolog subfamily C member 5, whose amino-acid sequence MADQRQRSLSTSGESLYHVLGLDKNATSDDIKKSYRKLALKYHPDKNPDNPEAAEKFKEINNAHAILTDATKRNIYDKYGSLGLYVAEQFGEENVNTYFVLSSWWAKALFVFCGLITGCYCCCCLCCCCNCCCGKCKPKPPEGEEQEYYVSPEDLEAQLQSDEREASDAPIVIQPASATETTQLTADSHPSYHTDGFN is encoded by the exons ATGGCAGACCAGAGGCAACGTTCACTCTCTACTTCTGGAGAATCCTTGTACCATGTGCTAGGGCTGGACAAGAATGCCACTTCAGATGATATCAAAAAGTCATACAG gaaaCTGGCATTGAAATACCATCCTGATAAAAACCCTGATAacccagaggcagcagaaaagTTTAAAGAGATCAATAATGCCCATGCAATATTGACAGATGCCACCAAGAGAAACATTTATGATAAGTATGGGTCTCTGGGGCTCTATGTAGCAGAGCAGTTTGGTGAAGAAAATGTGAACACGTACTTCGTGCTGTCCAGCTGGTGGGCAAAG gcCTTGTTTGTGTTCTGTGGGCTGATCACAggctgctactgctgctgctgtctgtgctgctgctgtaatTGTTGCTGTGGGAAGTGTAAACCTAAACCTCCTGAAGGGGAAGAGCAGGAGTACTACGTCTCTCCAGAGGACTTGGAGGCACAGTTGCAGTCAGATGAAAGGG AGGCCTCAGATGCACCTATTGTGATACAGCCAGCATCAGCCACAGAGACGACCCAGCTCACAGCTGACTCTCACCCCAGCTACCACACCGATGGATTTAATTAA